One segment of Caldanaerobius polysaccharolyticus DSM 13641 DNA contains the following:
- a CDS encoding DNA methyltransferase: MKLTKEILDTVRNIDGFPVGDDEAIIELSDPPYYTACPNPYIKDFIEKYGTPYDEENDDYNCEPYAADVSEGKNDPIYNAHSYHTKVPHKAIMRYILHYTKPGDIVFDGFCGTGMTGVAAQMCGNPDPEFKLKVENEARKEGKKIEWGARRAILGDLSPAATFIAYNYNTPVDVEAFEKEASRILKEVEEECGWMYETIHTVDGQPQYDITGNVIKGRINYTVWSDVFVCPYCTEEIVFWDAAVDKDTGSVMDEFNCPHCGAKVSKRNLEKAWRTVYDKAINQTIKQVKQVPVLINYSVGKKRYEKKPDKFDLDLINKIEEMDIPYWYPTDRMPEGDESRRNDKDGITHVHHFYTKRNLWVLSALYEKGSRIYFNYIRFKFIWLLNSLHERTSIMNRYLFNRGGGGKVTGTLYIPSLIKENSVFHHVENRLNLILLFLKKWVVNATITCTNFFTQSASDLKNIHSNSIDYIFTDPPFGDNLMYSELNFIWEAWLRVFTNNKTEAIINKTQHKGLHEYQELMTRCFAEMYRILKPGRWMTVEFHNSKNAVWNAIQEAILKAGFVIASVKSLDKKQGTFKQVTTHTAVKQDLIISAYKPRESFVRKFLKEAGTEEGVWDFVRQHLKNLPVVVETGGRLEVVPERLNYALYDSMIAFHIQKGATIPMGAADFYAGLRQRFPERDGMYFLPEQVSVYDTRRMRMELSGQISYMISDEKSAIMWLMSKLQDSPKTYAEIQPEFLQVLRWSKHEKTLELYELLEENFLQDENGRWYVPDVSKQSDLEKLREKRLLKEFEEYVNSSGRLKVFRTEAIRAGFKNCWRNKDYETIVKVGERLPESVLQEDQSLLMYYDNAVTKTGG; encoded by the coding sequence ATGAAACTAACAAAAGAAATTCTCGACACTGTAAGAAATATAGATGGATTTCCTGTGGGGGATGATGAGGCTATAATCGAGCTGTCAGATCCCCCTTACTACACAGCCTGCCCTAACCCATACATCAAGGACTTTATTGAAAAATACGGCACGCCTTATGATGAAGAAAATGATGACTATAACTGCGAGCCATATGCTGCCGATGTCTCGGAAGGCAAGAATGATCCCATATACAACGCCCATTCCTATCACACCAAGGTGCCCCATAAGGCAATCATGAGGTATATACTCCACTACACCAAGCCTGGTGATATAGTATTTGACGGTTTCTGCGGTACAGGTATGACAGGTGTGGCTGCCCAGATGTGCGGAAATCCCGATCCCGAGTTCAAGCTAAAGGTAGAGAACGAGGCCAGAAAAGAGGGCAAGAAGATAGAGTGGGGAGCCCGAAGGGCCATACTGGGTGATCTCTCACCTGCTGCCACGTTTATAGCCTACAACTACAATACCCCTGTGGATGTGGAGGCATTTGAAAAAGAGGCCAGTAGGATACTTAAAGAGGTAGAAGAGGAGTGCGGGTGGATGTACGAGACCATTCACACCGTAGACGGCCAGCCTCAATACGATATTACAGGCAATGTGATAAAAGGGAGGATTAATTATACCGTCTGGTCCGATGTGTTTGTGTGCCCTTACTGCACCGAGGAGATTGTCTTCTGGGACGCTGCGGTGGATAAAGATACAGGGAGCGTCATGGATGAGTTCAACTGCCCTCACTGTGGCGCTAAAGTGAGCAAGAGAAACCTGGAAAAAGCCTGGAGGACTGTGTATGATAAGGCTATAAACCAGACCATAAAACAGGTAAAACAGGTGCCTGTGTTGATAAATTACTCTGTAGGTAAAAAGAGGTACGAGAAAAAGCCCGATAAATTCGATCTGGACCTTATAAATAAAATTGAGGAAATGGATATACCCTACTGGTATCCTACGGATAGGATGCCGGAAGGCGATGAATCCAGAAGAAATGATAAAGATGGCATAACCCATGTGCACCATTTTTATACAAAGAGGAATTTGTGGGTTTTGAGCGCATTGTATGAAAAAGGAAGCAGGATATATTTTAATTATATTAGATTTAAATTCATATGGCTATTGAATTCGTTACATGAAAGAACCTCTATTATGAATAGATATTTATTTAATAGAGGTGGTGGAGGTAAAGTAACAGGAACATTGTATATTCCGTCTCTTATAAAAGAAAATTCAGTTTTTCATCATGTAGAAAATAGATTAAATCTTATATTGTTATTTCTTAAGAAATGGGTGGTTAATGCTACTATAACTTGCACTAACTTTTTTACACAATCAGCGTCAGATCTTAAAAATATACATTCCAACTCCATCGACTATATATTTACAGATCCGCCTTTTGGGGACAACCTTATGTACAGCGAGCTCAATTTTATATGGGAGGCATGGCTTAGAGTTTTTACAAACAATAAGACAGAGGCGATTATAAATAAGACACAGCATAAGGGCCTTCACGAGTATCAGGAATTGATGACCAGGTGTTTTGCTGAGATGTACCGCATACTTAAGCCAGGCAGGTGGATGACGGTGGAGTTCCACAATTCTAAAAACGCCGTGTGGAACGCCATCCAGGAGGCCATTCTGAAAGCGGGATTTGTAATTGCCAGCGTAAAGAGCCTCGATAAAAAGCAAGGGACCTTTAAGCAGGTGACGACACATACGGCTGTTAAACAGGACCTCATCATATCGGCGTACAAGCCCAGGGAGTCCTTTGTAAGAAAGTTTTTGAAGGAGGCAGGGACGGAAGAAGGGGTATGGGATTTTGTCAGGCAGCACCTCAAGAACCTGCCGGTGGTTGTGGAGACAGGTGGTAGGCTGGAGGTAGTACCTGAGAGGTTGAATTATGCTCTGTATGACAGCATGATAGCATTTCACATTCAAAAAGGTGCTACCATACCCATGGGAGCAGCGGATTTTTACGCCGGATTGCGCCAGAGGTTTCCTGAAAGGGATGGCATGTATTTTCTGCCGGAGCAGGTCAGTGTATACGATACCAGAAGGATGAGGATGGAACTAAGCGGTCAAATATCTTACATGATTTCTGACGAAAAATCGGCCATAATGTGGCTCATGAGCAAACTGCAGGACAGCCCAAAGACATATGCGGAGATACAGCCTGAATTCCTGCAGGTGTTGCGCTGGTCAAAGCATGAGAAGACATTGGAGCTGTATGAGCTTTTGGAAGAGAACTTTTTGCAGGATGAAAATGGGCGATGGTATGTGCCTGATGTCAGCAAGCAGTCTGATCTGGAGAAGCTGCGGGAGAAAAGGCTGCTTAAAGAATTTGAGGAGTACGTAAATAGCAGCGGCAGGTTGAAAGTTTTCAGGACGGAGGCCATAAGGGCTGGATTTAAGAACTGCTGGAGAAATAAGGACTATGAGACTATTGTTAAAGTAGGCGAGAGGCTTCCTGAGAGCGTATTGCAGGAGGATCAGAGCCTTCTCATGTACTACGACAATGCTGTGACGAAGACGGGTGGTTGA
- a CDS encoding type II toxin-antitoxin system HicB family antitoxin: MLKVKFTVAIQKEENWYVAKCIENSVASQGKTIEEALDNLREALELYYENEKPEIEEKPLFITTLEVAI; encoded by the coding sequence ATGTTGAAAGTCAAATTTACGGTGGCAATCCAAAAAGAAGAAAACTGGTATGTGGCAAAGTGTATCGAAAACAGCGTAGCATCTCAGGGCAAAACCATAGAAGAAGCCCTGGATAATTTGCGTGAGGCTTTAGAGCTGTATTATGAAAATGAAAAACCTGAGATAGAAGAAAAGCCCTTATTTATAACCACTTTGGAGGTAGCGATATAA
- a CDS encoding DEAD/DEAH box helicase, with translation MFKTGDVVYDRERGRYVKIIEIRELWGYRTYDVYDPVDKEIYSTADDYIGYGDNDDFNLYAFKYIVTAARIKNEMAANILSPVGNNIMPLPHQIYALNRALSGDRIRYLLADEVGLGKTIEAGLIIKELKLRGLIRRILIVCPKGLITQWHQEMKHKFDEDFNVVLPQDFDAIRRLYGDGNVWRRFDQVICPVDSVKPLKRRQGWSKEQVDEYNKERIADLVAAGWDMVIIDEAHRLGGSTSDVARYRLGKLLSEASPYLLLLTATPHQGKTGSFLRLIRLLDKDAFPDENAVVKEQVAPYIIRTEKREAVDKNGNPLFKKRITRTMDISWDVRHSLQRELYERVTEYVAHGYNRARREKRYYIGFLMVLMQRLVTSSTRAIRVNLEKRLEILKSGDTGAPEMDDEDFWEEDAQEALDDLIGADIRDVKNEVKEIQDLLIIARQAENQYVDAKAEVLIDLINRLQAEMAEDFKAIVFTEFVATQEFLREYLQEKGFSVVILNGSMSMDERDKALREFKEKADILVSTDAGGEGLNLQFCHVVINYDLPWNPMKIEQRIGRVDRIGQKSDVQVYNFMLSDTVEFRVREVLEEKLKTIAEQFGVDKWGDILDTVQAEMDFTELYMNSIVDPRDIGYRVDVMERKIKEKTEKISSIKELIKDDKVLDESVVKKLAGTQLQNWIKQMYINKTLADGGEVNLFLLEDDDFFSLSNEVIKRMLGDLPLYIKKDKVPALRIDNSSNEKGYWTLWEVSINENRPDYKQFFPLFINDNGVVRIPSSRLLWDVFVNEKDNLNFTGYREMDDEMYHMIWERAKDVAYNVFDKMKTRYLEELDREKKKYEYAFKLRKEAAGRIGLEAVRRFRLKEIEKEETSWRNKMQKSSILMPALNPVYMVYLE, from the coding sequence TTGTTTAAAACAGGTGATGTGGTATACGATAGGGAAAGAGGCAGGTACGTCAAGATTATCGAGATAAGAGAACTTTGGGGGTACAGGACTTACGATGTTTACGACCCTGTGGACAAAGAAATTTATTCTACCGCTGACGATTACATAGGATATGGAGATAACGATGATTTTAACCTGTACGCCTTTAAATACATTGTTACCGCTGCCAGAATAAAAAATGAGATGGCAGCAAACATACTTTCGCCTGTTGGCAACAACATCATGCCCCTTCCCCACCAGATCTATGCCCTTAACAGGGCTTTGTCCGGTGACAGGATAAGGTACCTGCTGGCAGATGAGGTGGGTCTGGGCAAGACTATAGAGGCTGGTCTGATAATAAAAGAGCTGAAGTTGAGAGGGCTTATCAGGCGAATTCTCATAGTCTGCCCCAAGGGTCTTATAACCCAGTGGCACCAGGAGATGAAACACAAGTTCGATGAAGACTTTAATGTGGTTTTGCCTCAGGACTTTGATGCCATTAGAAGGCTGTACGGTGACGGCAATGTGTGGCGCAGGTTTGACCAGGTCATCTGCCCCGTGGACTCGGTTAAGCCTTTGAAGAGAAGGCAGGGATGGAGTAAGGAGCAGGTAGATGAATACAATAAGGAGAGGATTGCCGACCTTGTGGCAGCGGGGTGGGATATGGTGATTATAGACGAAGCCCACAGGCTGGGCGGCTCTACCAGCGATGTAGCCCGCTACAGGCTGGGGAAGCTGCTGTCAGAGGCTTCTCCCTATCTTCTTTTGCTTACGGCCACTCCCCACCAGGGCAAAACCGGCTCTTTCTTGAGGCTGATAAGGCTGCTGGATAAAGATGCCTTTCCCGATGAGAATGCGGTCGTCAAAGAGCAGGTAGCACCTTATATCATACGGACGGAAAAAAGGGAAGCAGTGGATAAAAACGGCAATCCGCTGTTTAAAAAGAGGATAACCAGGACGATGGATATATCCTGGGATGTAAGGCACAGCCTGCAGAGAGAGCTGTATGAAAGGGTTACGGAATATGTAGCACACGGTTACAACAGGGCGAGAAGAGAAAAAAGGTATTACATAGGTTTTCTCATGGTGTTGATGCAGCGGCTGGTGACCAGCAGTACCAGGGCGATTCGCGTCAATCTGGAAAAGAGGTTGGAGATACTGAAGAGCGGTGATACAGGGGCTCCCGAAATGGACGATGAGGATTTCTGGGAGGAAGATGCCCAGGAGGCCCTGGATGACCTCATTGGTGCAGACATTCGAGATGTGAAAAATGAGGTGAAGGAAATCCAGGATCTTCTGATAATAGCCAGGCAGGCTGAGAATCAATATGTTGACGCCAAAGCTGAAGTGCTTATAGATCTTATAAACAGGCTTCAGGCGGAAATGGCAGAGGATTTTAAAGCGATAGTATTTACCGAGTTTGTGGCCACGCAGGAATTTCTGAGAGAATATCTGCAGGAAAAGGGCTTCAGTGTAGTCATATTGAACGGTTCAATGAGCATGGACGAGAGGGATAAGGCGCTGAGAGAATTTAAAGAAAAAGCAGATATACTGGTTTCCACAGACGCCGGTGGAGAGGGTTTGAATTTGCAGTTTTGCCATGTGGTTATAAATTATGACCTGCCATGGAACCCCATGAAAATAGAACAGCGGATAGGCAGGGTGGACAGGATAGGCCAGAAAAGCGATGTCCAGGTTTACAATTTCATGCTTTCAGATACGGTGGAATTCAGGGTAAGGGAAGTCCTAGAGGAAAAGTTAAAGACCATAGCCGAGCAGTTTGGCGTGGATAAATGGGGAGATATACTGGACACTGTTCAGGCGGAGATGGATTTTACCGAGCTTTATATGAACAGCATCGTAGATCCAAGGGATATAGGCTACAGGGTAGATGTGATGGAAAGAAAGATAAAAGAGAAAACCGAAAAAATTAGCAGCATTAAAGAGCTTATAAAGGATGATAAGGTTTTGGATGAGAGCGTCGTAAAGAAATTGGCAGGTACTCAGCTTCAGAACTGGATTAAGCAGATGTACATAAACAAAACCCTGGCGGATGGCGGCGAGGTTAACCTGTTTTTGCTGGAGGATGATGACTTTTTCTCTTTGAGTAATGAAGTTATCAAGAGAATGCTGGGGGATTTGCCGCTGTATATAAAGAAAGATAAGGTTCCCGCATTGCGTATAGATAATAGCTCCAATGAGAAGGGCTACTGGACGCTGTGGGAGGTGAGCATTAACGAGAATCGCCCCGATTATAAGCAATTTTTTCCTCTATTTATAAATGATAATGGTGTGGTCAGGATTCCTTCCTCCAGATTGTTGTGGGATGTGTTTGTGAATGAAAAAGATAATTTGAATTTTACCGGCTACAGGGAAATGGACGATGAAATGTACCATATGATATGGGAAAGAGCAAAAGATGTGGCCTATAACGTATTTGACAAGATGAAAACCCGCTACCTTGAGGAGTTGGATAGAGAGAAGAAAAAGTACGAGTACGCCTTCAAATTGAGAAAGGAAGCGGCAGGCAGGATTGGCCTTGAAGCCGTCAGGCGATTTCGGCTGAAGGAGATTGAAAAAGAAGAGACTTCATGGCGAAATAAGATGCAAAAATCATCTATCCTTATGCCTGCTTTAAATCCCGTATATATGGTTTATCTGGAGTGA
- the hepT gene encoding type VII toxin-antitoxin system HepT family RNase toxin — MINRQLILDRLALINSYIEGLEELSSMDKASFLHDKKNVAATESFLRRTLEAIFDIGRHILAKTGGIDMSMEYKAIARGLGEKGIIKGDLRDKLIQMAGYRNRMVHMYHMISEEELYDIITTELGDIKEFVSEIKKYIGSVHD, encoded by the coding sequence ATGATAAATCGCCAGCTTATACTAGACAGACTTGCATTAATAAATAGCTATATAGAGGGTTTAGAAGAGCTGTCTTCCATGGATAAAGCTTCTTTTTTGCATGACAAAAAAAATGTGGCGGCCACTGAAAGTTTTTTGCGTCGAACATTGGAAGCCATTTTTGATATAGGGCGGCATATATTGGCTAAAACAGGTGGTATTGATATGTCTATGGAATATAAGGCTATTGCGAGGGGCCTTGGTGAAAAAGGCATTATAAAAGGTGATTTGCGCGATAAGCTTATACAAATGGCAGGATATAGAAACAGGATGGTACATATGTACCATATGATAAGTGAGGAGGAGCTGTACGATATAATAACCACAGAATTAGGTGATATAAAAGAATTTGTATCTGAGATTAAAAAATACATCGGAAGTGTGCATGATTAA
- a CDS encoding M1 family metallopeptidase, with amino-acid sequence MLKKRKYVFAVVVLAILVFSLLAYQNLSVPHKNLYEITASFDPAQKTITAVQKTVYVNTSGRSLKEVIFHIYPNAFRDEKTAPFFPSEFSKAYPSGFSPGGIDIQWVKVGGRSIPFTIEGRDKTILKVDLLKPLKSGRSIAVFMSYTIKIPPSEGRFGHGKYTYNITNWYPIACVYDEKGWHKDAYWILGDPFYSDVGDYRVSIKTPASFIVASTGDIKKEAVRGGYKTWSIVAKNVRDFAMVVSDKFKIASDKVNGITVYSYYFSEDEFGKRALRYGRDALKFFSDYIGPYPYHQFSVVQADFYVGGMEYPNLVMIDKGLYTKSNVFNMEYVIAHETAHQWWYGVVGNDEVNEAWLDEGLTEYSTIMYLEGYYGKSVADNVFSKAIEKPFEEFMASSKDTNTLKPLSQFKGWEDYTNLTYNKGAVMYSHLRKLVGDKVFNQILRKYYNDYKYKNATTQNLIDVATQVYGKDLGGFFQEWLY; translated from the coding sequence ATGTTAAAAAAGCGCAAATATGTATTTGCTGTTGTGGTATTGGCAATTTTGGTCTTTTCGCTGCTGGCTTACCAAAATCTCAGTGTGCCCCATAAAAATCTTTACGAGATAACAGCGTCCTTTGACCCAGCTCAAAAAACCATAACGGCCGTCCAAAAGACTGTTTACGTCAATACGTCGGGGAGGTCACTTAAAGAGGTTATCTTTCACATCTACCCCAATGCGTTTAGGGATGAGAAGACAGCTCCCTTTTTCCCCAGTGAATTTTCCAAGGCATATCCTTCGGGTTTTTCCCCAGGGGGGATAGACATACAGTGGGTGAAAGTCGGTGGCAGGAGCATTCCTTTTACTATAGAAGGCAGGGATAAGACGATTTTAAAGGTTGATCTTCTAAAACCGTTAAAAAGCGGCAGATCTATAGCCGTTTTTATGTCATATACCATTAAAATTCCTCCTTCTGAAGGTCGGTTTGGGCACGGGAAGTATACTTACAATATAACCAACTGGTACCCTATAGCTTGTGTTTACGATGAAAAAGGCTGGCATAAGGATGCTTATTGGATATTAGGAGACCCCTTTTACAGCGATGTAGGGGATTACAGGGTTTCAATAAAAACCCCTGCGAGTTTTATAGTGGCTTCCACAGGGGATATTAAAAAGGAAGCAGTCCGGGGCGGCTATAAAACATGGTCTATCGTGGCCAAAAACGTAAGGGATTTTGCCATGGTGGTAAGCGATAAGTTTAAAATAGCCTCAGATAAAGTGAACGGTATTACTGTATACAGCTATTATTTTTCAGAAGATGAGTTTGGCAAGAGGGCGTTGAGGTATGGAAGAGACGCTTTAAAGTTTTTCAGCGATTATATAGGACCCTATCCGTACCATCAATTTTCCGTAGTACAGGCGGATTTTTACGTGGGAGGAATGGAGTATCCCAACCTGGTTATGATCGACAAAGGATTGTATACAAAGTCTAACGTATTCAATATGGAGTACGTCATTGCCCATGAGACTGCCCATCAATGGTGGTATGGCGTTGTGGGCAACGACGAGGTTAATGAGGCATGGCTGGACGAAGGACTGACCGAGTACTCCACTATCATGTATCTGGAAGGGTATTACGGCAAGTCCGTTGCCGATAACGTGTTCTCAAAGGCTATAGAGAAGCCTTTTGAGGAGTTTATGGCGTCTTCCAAGGATACTAATACCCTTAAACCGCTGTCTCAATTTAAAGGATGGGAGGACTATACTAACCTGACCTACAATAAAGGGGCTGTCATGTATAGCCATCTTAGGAAACTGGTAGGCGATAAGGTGTTTAATCAGATATTGAGAAAGTATTATAACGATTACAAGTATAAAAATGCCACTACTCAAAACCTCATAGATGTGGCTACACAGGTATACGGTAAAGATCTGGGAGGATTTTTTCAAGAGTGGCTTTATTGA
- the pglZ gene encoding BREX-3 system phosphatase PglZ, translating into MIDYVIEKIGLNVYDVILLCDRDGILLEESVAGEINKSGYEIIEYQDPDMFRYYYERNVRSVIDSGSMPDKKLIIRYDKRHILPYDIQKACYNASISLSDIFPKLSYDVLKELGSDIYKNIFEAYKTYNGRRLGDRDTMNFVLRYVYGIVPELINNFTALVKLFISLYYKQMELPEILGRYLCDVLSDKNSLEGYPINEVILSKESFFKFLQKQWELYVQDLLNNTRNSIIDFSDQDIKAYMDNLFTEKYLEPVKVDGIDGLPVWVRAGIVYDEIDRLRKDYDGLLDKINDSVKSVKSFKDWFNIASMWAEALLIYHRVDVDLKLDKEKFAYTGQVLDNSFNRWLLDNYRYLTSLSYVRSPVMVHHIPWHINYKMRKMSYNKFALIVMDGMSLDDWYVIRDYLKQVDDWTMESALSFAWIPTITSVSRQALFSGEVPVYFKDTLFSTNSDAVHWKRFWLNQGLNSDSVFYMRNIFDFSEEGLSDIIDNRRAKAVGLVVNIIDRIMHGQQLSVEGMHQDIRLWLKKGYFERFLKELQSKGYEIFIASDHGNISSVGQGKAQGGIFVEKAAERVVVYDSGYDYGKAVDGYRSFKWPGFGLPEDYSYLICDDRYTYSAQGERAISHGGTSIQEVIVPFIHIRRED; encoded by the coding sequence ATGATCGATTATGTTATTGAGAAAATAGGGTTAAACGTGTATGATGTAATACTGCTTTGTGATAGAGACGGAATCCTGCTAGAAGAAAGCGTGGCAGGTGAAATAAATAAGAGCGGTTACGAGATAATAGAATACCAGGACCCGGACATGTTCAGGTATTATTACGAACGAAATGTGCGCAGTGTCATTGATAGCGGCAGTATGCCCGATAAAAAGTTGATTATAAGATACGATAAAAGGCATATTCTGCCCTATGATATACAGAAGGCCTGCTATAACGCATCAATATCTTTAAGTGATATATTTCCTAAATTAAGTTATGATGTATTAAAAGAGCTGGGCAGTGATATCTATAAAAATATTTTTGAGGCGTATAAAACCTATAACGGTAGACGATTAGGCGATAGGGACACGATGAATTTTGTACTGAGATACGTCTACGGTATTGTCCCTGAATTGATAAATAATTTCACTGCCCTCGTAAAGCTGTTTATAAGCCTTTATTATAAGCAAATGGAACTTCCTGAAATACTTGGGCGTTATTTGTGCGACGTGTTAAGCGACAAAAATAGTTTGGAAGGTTATCCGATAAACGAAGTGATTTTAAGCAAAGAGAGTTTTTTTAAGTTCCTTCAAAAGCAATGGGAATTATACGTTCAGGATCTTCTAAATAACACCAGAAATTCCATAATCGATTTTAGCGATCAGGATATAAAGGCGTACATGGACAATCTCTTTACGGAAAAGTACCTGGAGCCTGTAAAAGTGGACGGCATTGATGGATTGCCTGTTTGGGTTCGTGCTGGGATAGTTTACGATGAAATCGACAGGCTTAGGAAAGATTATGATGGTTTGCTGGATAAGATCAATGATTCAGTAAAATCCGTAAAATCCTTCAAGGATTGGTTTAATATAGCTTCCATGTGGGCTGAGGCATTGTTGATATACCATAGGGTAGATGTGGATTTAAAGCTTGATAAAGAGAAATTTGCTTATACAGGTCAGGTGCTGGATAATAGTTTTAACCGATGGCTTTTGGACAATTATCGCTATCTCACCTCGTTATCCTATGTCAGGTCTCCTGTCATGGTGCATCATATACCATGGCATATCAATTACAAAATGAGGAAGATGAGTTATAACAAGTTTGCGCTTATAGTGATGGATGGCATGTCTCTGGACGACTGGTATGTGATAAGGGACTATTTGAAACAGGTGGATGACTGGACGATGGAATCAGCGCTGTCCTTTGCATGGATACCCACAATAACGTCAGTATCGCGGCAGGCCCTTTTTTCCGGGGAGGTGCCCGTATACTTTAAAGATACGCTGTTTTCCACAAATAGCGACGCCGTGCACTGGAAGCGGTTCTGGCTCAATCAGGGCCTTAATTCCGACAGCGTGTTTTACATGAGGAACATTTTTGACTTTAGCGAAGAAGGGTTGAGTGATATAATAGATAATCGCAGGGCAAAGGCCGTTGGCCTTGTGGTGAACATAATAGACCGAATTATGCACGGCCAGCAGCTATCTGTAGAGGGGATGCACCAGGATATAAGGTTATGGCTTAAAAAAGGCTATTTTGAGAGGTTCCTCAAAGAATTGCAGTCAAAGGGGTACGAGATATTTATTGCCTCAGACCACGGGAATATAAGTTCTGTAGGGCAGGGGAAAGCTCAGGGAGGGATCTTTGTAGAGAAGGCTGCTGAGCGCGTGGTGGTATATGACAGCGGATATGATTATGGGAAAGCAGTAGATGGGTATAGGTCTTTTAAGTGGCCAGGTTTTGGTCTTCCGGAGGATTATAGTTATTTAATATGCGATGACAGGTATACATATTCTGCTCAAGGGGAAAGGGCGATAAGCCATGGAGGAACCTCGATACAGGAAGTCATAGTGCCGTTTATACATATAAGAAGGGAAGATTAG
- a CDS encoding aldo/keto reductase has protein sequence MQYRDFGKTGWKVSALGFGAMRLPVIDGDNNKIDEPKAIEMIRYAIDNGVNYIDTAWPYHGGNSELVVGKALKDGYREKVKLATKLPSWLIKSQQDMDKYLNEQLKKLQTDHIDFYLLHSLNKDHWNKYKDLNVFEWIDKVKSEGKVKNIGFSFHDEFDVFKQIIDDYDGWDFCQIQYNYMDVDVQAGEKGLKYAASKGLPVVIMEPIRGGRLANNPPEPIKELWNTAKVKRSPAEWALQWLWNQPEVTVVLSGMSTLEQVKENIESASRSGVNSLTEEELQLIEKVRNRYKELSPVACTGCNYCMPCPNGVNIPRNFTIYNEAHMYNIFEGSKRDYNGLKEAKASNCVGCGNCESVCPQHLPIIDLLKDVAAYFERA, from the coding sequence ATGCAATACAGGGATTTTGGCAAGACAGGGTGGAAAGTTTCGGCATTAGGTTTTGGCGCTATGAGACTTCCTGTCATCGATGGCGATAATAATAAAATCGACGAACCTAAAGCTATTGAAATGATAAGGTATGCTATAGATAACGGTGTAAATTACATAGACACAGCTTGGCCATACCACGGTGGCAATAGCGAACTGGTCGTAGGTAAGGCATTAAAGGACGGTTACAGGGAAAAGGTTAAATTAGCTACAAAGCTGCCGTCCTGGCTTATCAAAAGCCAACAGGATATGGATAAATATTTAAATGAACAGCTAAAAAAATTGCAGACGGACCATATTGATTTTTATCTGTTACATTCTCTCAATAAAGATCACTGGAATAAATACAAGGATTTGAACGTTTTTGAGTGGATTGATAAGGTTAAATCCGAAGGCAAAGTAAAGAATATAGGTTTTTCTTTCCACGATGAATTCGACGTCTTCAAACAGATCATTGATGATTACGACGGGTGGGATTTTTGTCAGATACAGTACAACTACATGGATGTAGACGTGCAGGCTGGCGAAAAAGGGCTCAAATATGCGGCATCAAAAGGCTTACCCGTGGTTATAATGGAGCCTATAAGGGGCGGTAGGCTTGCAAACAATCCACCTGAGCCTATAAAAGAGCTGTGGAATACTGCCAAAGTAAAGAGAAGCCCTGCTGAATGGGCGCTTCAGTGGCTGTGGAATCAGCCTGAGGTAACTGTGGTGTTAAGCGGCATGAGTACGCTGGAGCAAGTGAAAGAGAATATAGAGAGCGCCAGCCGTTCTGGAGTCAATTCCCTTACAGAAGAGGAGCTGCAACTTATTGAAAAGGTGCGTAATAGGTATAAAGAACTTTCGCCTGTAGCGTGTACAGGGTGCAACTACTGCATGCCTTGTCCCAATGGCGTAAATATTCCGCGCAATTTCACTATATATAACGAAGCTCATATGTATAATATCTTTGAAGGTAGTAAGAGAGACTACAATGGGTTGAAAGAGGCAAAGGCTAGTAACTGCGTGGGATGCGGGAACTGCGAAAGTGTGTGTCCGCAACATCTTCCCATAATCGATCTCCTGAAAGACGTAGCAGCGTATTTTGAAAGGGCTTAA
- a CDS encoding nucleotidyltransferase domain-containing protein, which yields MDRKKTKTQDEFIKICKENDIALAYLFGSQKENALRILKGDVVNIDDPLADIDVGVVFFRNIDEIKNRYKLYAKIYNEMEDIFKPYPLDLIFLQENNSIFQCEALKGVCVYSISEEFKDEYEMMILRRAADFKYVLDKYTEEVLEKY from the coding sequence ATGGATAGAAAAAAAACGAAAACGCAGGATGAGTTTATAAAGATATGCAAAGAAAATGATATAGCATTGGCTTACCTGTTTGGGTCTCAAAAGGAAAATGCCTTGAGAATTTTAAAAGGTGATGTGGTGAACATTGACGATCCTTTAGCGGATATAGATGTGGGCGTGGTTTTTTTTAGAAACATAGATGAAATTAAAAACAGGTATAAATTGTATGCGAAAATATACAACGAAATGGAAGATATCTTTAAGCCATATCCACTAGATCTGATCTTTTTGCAGGAGAATAATTCAATATTCCAATGTGAGGCATTAAAGGGTGTCTGTGTATACAGCATATCAGAAGAGTTTAAAGATGAATATGAGATGATGATATTGCGCAGAGCCGCAGATTTTAAATATGTCCTGGATAAATATACTGAGGAAGTTTTGGAAAAATACTAA